In Salinisphaera sp. LB1, one genomic interval encodes:
- a CDS encoding patatin-like phospholipase family protein — translation MTDSARYLTLKAGPAARVALAEGGLTPARVGALAGAAGGPKWLAIAAFYRALFTDWFAEREAPLPIVGSSIGAWAGAVACHPSDPGAALDALTEAYIGQCYSMKPDAAEITATLAGILDQVLTPEVRRGVLTHPRYRLHAMTVRSRAAMATDHRALLAAGSVAAGLANAASRRWLGAFFERVVFARDGDSMVYAEDGIASRTVALTEHNLRDAIFASGNVPLIMRAVKNPAGAPPGLYRDGGLTDYHIDQPLLAAGTTAPIVLMPHFDTRLVPGWLDKRLGWRTPRHADHVLLVGPGPAFNDRLVDGAVPGRRDFYRYAGDDARRERAWRQAVDAGRFMRDAFFDLVATGRLIEHVENL, via the coding sequence ATGACCGACAGCGCCCGCTATCTGACCCTGAAAGCCGGGCCCGCCGCGCGCGTTGCGCTGGCCGAAGGCGGGCTCACTCCCGCGCGGGTGGGTGCACTTGCGGGCGCGGCCGGTGGGCCGAAATGGCTGGCGATTGCCGCGTTTTATCGCGCGCTGTTCACCGACTGGTTCGCCGAACGCGAAGCGCCGCTGCCGATCGTGGGCTCCTCGATCGGCGCCTGGGCGGGCGCGGTGGCCTGTCACCCCAGCGATCCGGGCGCGGCGCTCGATGCGCTGACCGAGGCCTATATCGGCCAGTGTTACAGCATGAAGCCGGATGCCGCCGAGATCACCGCGACGCTCGCGGGTATTCTCGATCAAGTGCTCACCCCCGAGGTGCGCCGGGGTGTGCTGACCCATCCGCGCTATCGCCTGCACGCGATGACGGTCCGCTCGCGCGCGGCGATGGCTACCGATCATCGTGCGCTGCTGGCCGCCGGCTCGGTCGCCGCAGGGCTGGCCAATGCCGCTTCGCGACGCTGGCTGGGCGCGTTCTTCGAACGCGTGGTGTTCGCCCGTGATGGCGACTCGATGGTCTATGCCGAGGACGGCATTGCCAGCCGCACGGTGGCGCTGACCGAGCACAACCTGCGGGATGCGATCTTCGCCAGCGGCAATGTGCCGTTGATCATGCGGGCCGTGAAGAATCCGGCCGGCGCGCCGCCCGGTCTGTACCGCGACGGCGGCCTGACCGATTATCACATCGACCAGCCGCTGCTGGCGGCCGGTACCACGGCGCCGATCGTGCTCATGCCGCATTTCGACACGCGGCTGGTGCCGGGATGGCTCGACAAACGGCTCGGCTGGCGGACGCCGCGCCATGCCGATCATGTGCTGCTGGTGGGCCCCGGCCCGGCGTTCAATGATCGCCTGGTCGATGGCGCGGTGCCCGGGCGGCGTGATTTTTATCGTTATGCTGGCGACGACGCCCGCCGTGAACGGGCCTGGCGACAGGCGGTCGATGCCGGGCGTTTCATGCGCGATGCTTTCTTCGATCTGGTCGCAACCGGGCGCCTGATCGAGCATGTGGAGAATCTATGA
- a CDS encoding MBL fold metallo-hydrolase, which yields MTERHDRIAGPVTVDAGLRCLTAPNPSLMTGPGTNSYIVGHGPYVIVDPGVDDEPHLEALIAACDGQIASICLTHRHPDHVGGAGWLAERTGAPVRAWPKPELAHYDRPVPVDQPLADGETLTAGGMSMVVRHTPGHAADHVAFELPDIGVLLAGDALMTDATVVILPPDGDMGAYFSTLERLAGLHVRRIAPAHGRVIEQPGSAIAEVIAHRRQRESQVAAALSADAPRTAEDIAQTLYPQLHDRLQTMAALQVHAHLLHLAARGRAVADGGGWRSL from the coding sequence ATGACGGAGCGGCATGATCGGATTGCCGGGCCGGTGACGGTCGACGCGGGGCTGCGCTGTCTGACCGCCCCCAACCCCTCGCTGATGACGGGCCCGGGCACGAACAGCTATATCGTGGGCCATGGGCCGTACGTGATCGTCGACCCCGGTGTGGACGATGAGCCCCATCTAGAGGCATTGATCGCCGCCTGCGACGGCCAGATTGCGTCGATCTGTCTAACCCATCGGCATCCGGACCATGTCGGCGGCGCGGGCTGGTTGGCCGAGCGCACCGGTGCGCCGGTGCGGGCCTGGCCCAAGCCCGAGCTGGCCCACTACGACCGGCCGGTGCCGGTCGACCAGCCGCTGGCCGACGGCGAGACACTAACCGCGGGCGGCATGTCGATGGTGGTCCGGCATACGCCTGGGCACGCGGCCGACCATGTGGCGTTCGAACTCCCCGACATCGGCGTGCTGCTGGCCGGCGATGCGTTGATGACCGATGCCACGGTGGTGATCCTGCCGCCGGACGGCGACATGGGGGCCTATTTTTCGACCCTGGAACGCCTGGCCGGTCTGCATGTCCGGCGTATCGCCCCGGCCCATGGACGGGTGATCGAACAGCCCGGCTCGGCGATCGCCGAGGTGATCGCCCATCGCCGGCAGCGCGAGTCGCAAGTGGCGGCGGCGCTGTCGGCCGATGCGCCGCGCACCGCGGAAGATATCGCGCAAACGCTTTATCCCCAGCTGCATGATCGACTGCAGACCATGGCTGCGTTGCAGGTCCATGCCCATCTGCTGCACCTGGCCGCCCGCGGACGGGCGGTGGCCGATGGGGGCGGTTGGCGCAGTCTCTGA
- a CDS encoding PilZ domain-containing protein produces MSIAANSYTLITDPAAVAATLIDLCEQGEQVLLRGLADGRGHHVLLAETGGDPERLRWLRADAGHAMPIAVGDMLQLEAGRRAGHLVSSAMRCDLVAPDARTGYMELRTRLPMRLTLRHARHDWRARPVPGRMRVDVCLTRPEAPDVQGQLVDLSVGGCRLALAADAAPIEPDEMVNVRLLFPNGEQDVFGARVRDVAAYSGARRQAGLMFAGLSDEQARRLWFLTCEIDREAERHQSDRDELRPLAPSLLFQPKP; encoded by the coding sequence ATGTCGATCGCTGCCAATTCATACACGCTGATCACCGATCCTGCTGCCGTGGCTGCGACGTTGATCGATCTTTGCGAGCAGGGCGAACAGGTGCTGCTGCGCGGGCTGGCCGATGGCCGCGGGCATCACGTCCTGCTGGCCGAAACCGGCGGCGATCCCGAGCGGCTGCGCTGGCTGCGCGCCGACGCCGGCCATGCCATGCCGATTGCGGTGGGCGACATGCTGCAACTCGAGGCGGGACGGCGTGCCGGGCATCTGGTCTCCTCGGCGATGCGCTGTGATCTGGTGGCGCCAGACGCGCGTACCGGATACATGGAGTTGCGCACCCGCTTGCCCATGCGGCTGACGCTGCGCCACGCGCGCCATGACTGGCGCGCGCGCCCGGTGCCCGGCCGCATGCGGGTCGATGTCTGCCTGACGCGGCCCGAAGCGCCGGACGTACAGGGTCAGTTGGTCGATCTGTCGGTGGGTGGGTGCCGGCTCGCGCTGGCAGCCGATGCCGCGCCGATCGAACCCGACGAAATGGTCAATGTGCGCCTGCTGTTTCCCAACGGGGAGCAGGACGTGTTCGGCGCGCGTGTGCGCGACGTGGCCGCGTATTCCGGCGCCCGGCGTCAGGCCGGCCTCATGTTCGCGGGGCTGAGCGATGAGCAGGCGCGGCGGCTGTGGTTTCTGACCTGCGAAATCGATCGCGAAGCCGAACGACACCAGAGCGACCGCGACGAACTCCGGCCGCTGGCCCCGTCGCTGCTGTTTCAGCCCAAGCCGTAG
- a CDS encoding MFS transporter, with protein MNRSAPPQPQSGRSPIRDLYDLITGDENARVCTDISDEACREQPTNFFVHLVSLFANKAGDLVASPKLVLPWLMAVLGAPTWMAGLLVPIRESLALLPQLVIAGWMRAHPIRKWFWVAGAAVQGLSVLAMIGAALAFDGAMAGGLILLLLIVFSLGRGVCSVSYKDVQGKTIAKTRRGTLSGYASSAAGGLAVLLGAILWFVPASQHLRPILALLALAGVLWVTAAFIFAALREFPGATEGGGNALKTAADSLALLRDKPAFGRFIAVRGLLIATALAAPYYAQLARAAGGPSLAHLAILLLVSGLASLVSAPFWGRFSDYSSRQVLMLTGVAAAVLNALVALAVWTGFGHIAGVWPFAVGYFLLAGIHAGVRLGRKTYLTDLGNSEDRARLTAVANTTIGVILLAGGGGVAAIGEAGPAVAVAVLALPALAAAALARGLPELEQAA; from the coding sequence GTGAACCGTAGCGCGCCACCGCAGCCGCAATCGGGCCGCAGCCCGATCCGCGATCTCTACGACCTGATTACGGGCGACGAGAACGCCCGTGTCTGCACCGATATCTCGGATGAGGCCTGCCGCGAGCAACCGACCAATTTCTTCGTCCACCTCGTGTCGCTTTTCGCCAACAAGGCCGGCGATCTGGTGGCCAGTCCGAAACTGGTGTTGCCGTGGCTGATGGCCGTGCTCGGCGCGCCAACCTGGATGGCGGGGCTGCTGGTCCCGATTCGCGAATCACTTGCCCTGCTGCCCCAGCTGGTGATTGCCGGCTGGATGCGTGCGCATCCGATTCGCAAGTGGTTCTGGGTCGCGGGCGCCGCGGTGCAGGGGCTGTCGGTACTGGCCATGATCGGCGCCGCGCTTGCCTTCGACGGGGCCATGGCCGGCGGCCTCATTCTTTTGCTGTTGATCGTGTTCTCGCTCGGACGCGGTGTGTGCTCCGTGTCCTACAAGGACGTCCAGGGCAAGACCATTGCCAAGACCCGGCGCGGCACGCTGTCCGGCTATGCCTCCAGCGCGGCCGGCGGACTGGCCGTGCTGCTGGGTGCGATCCTGTGGTTCGTGCCGGCCAGCCAGCACCTGAGGCCGATTCTGGCACTGCTCGCACTGGCCGGCGTGCTCTGGGTCACCGCGGCCTTCATCTTCGCCGCCCTGCGCGAGTTTCCCGGCGCGACCGAGGGCGGCGGCAACGCCCTCAAGACCGCGGCGGACAGCCTCGCGCTGCTCCGCGACAAGCCGGCATTCGGCCGCTTCATCGCGGTGCGCGGCCTGCTCATCGCCACCGCCCTGGCCGCGCCCTATTACGCCCAGCTCGCCCGCGCCGCCGGCGGGCCGAGCCTGGCGCATCTGGCGATCCTGTTGCTGGTCAGTGGCCTGGCCTCACTCGTATCCGCCCCGTTCTGGGGGCGTTTTTCGGATTATTCGTCGCGTCAGGTCCTGATGCTCACCGGCGTGGCGGCCGCCGTATTGAATGCGCTGGTCGCACTCGCCGTCTGGACCGGGTTCGGCCATATCGCCGGCGTATGGCCGTTTGCCGTGGGTTATTTCCTGCTGGCCGGCATCCATGCCGGCGTCCGGCTCGGGCGCAAGACCTATCTCACCGATCTGGGTAACAGCGAGGATCGCGCCCGACTCACGGCGGTGGCCAACACCACCATTGGTGTGATTCTGCTGGCCGGCGGCGGCGGCGTCGCCGCGATCGGCGAAGCCGGGCCGGCGGTGGCGGTGGCCGTGCTCGCCCTGCCGGCGCTGGCGGCCGCCGCCCTGGCACGCGGCCTGCCCGAACTCGAACAGGCCGCATGA
- a CDS encoding NUDIX domain-containing protein encodes MTQAPHPHDSVAIRNAATVAVLRDGRQGRLEVLLLRRHHGHVFGAGADVFPGGAVDATDAGLAGRYRVGCGLPDAAWRMAALRECFEEAGLLFTAKALDAGRVAAERIALNTGRRAWADVVDALALDLDLTAPVAFAHWTTPPGPPKRYATRFYALAAPADQPARADGGETVAADWVAPAAALADADAGRRWLMTPTRATLARLTHYRDTAAALAGLARGGRDDGAA; translated from the coding sequence ATGACGCAGGCGCCCCATCCGCATGATTCGGTAGCGATCCGCAACGCAGCGACCGTGGCCGTGCTGCGCGACGGCCGGCAGGGCCGACTCGAAGTGCTGTTGCTGCGCCGTCATCACGGTCATGTTTTCGGTGCCGGTGCCGATGTGTTTCCGGGCGGGGCGGTGGATGCGACGGATGCGGGGCTGGCCGGACGTTATCGCGTCGGCTGCGGGCTGCCGGATGCGGCGTGGCGCATGGCGGCGCTGCGTGAGTGTTTCGAGGAAGCCGGGCTGCTGTTCACGGCGAAGGCGCTGGACGCCGGGCGCGTGGCGGCCGAGCGCATCGCACTCAATACCGGTCGCCGTGCCTGGGCGGACGTCGTCGATGCCCTGGCGCTCGACCTCGACCTCACCGCGCCGGTGGCCTTTGCCCACTGGACGACGCCACCGGGCCCGCCCAAGCGCTATGCCACCCGTTTCTATGCGCTGGCCGCGCCGGCCGATCAGCCGGCCCGCGCTGACGGGGGTGAGACAGTAGCGGCGGATTGGGTCGCGCCGGCCGCCGCACTCGCCGACGCCGACGCCGGTCGTCGCTGGCTGATGACGCCGACCCGTGCCACGCTGGCAAGACTGACGCATTATCGGGATACGGCCGCCGCGCTGGCCGGTCTCGCACGAGGGGGAAGGGATGACGGAGCGGCATGA
- the pyk gene encoding pyruvate kinase codes for MHRKTKILATLGPASDSPETLKQLIEAGVDAVRINFSHGAADEHRRRVDTVRKVARELGKAVAVLGDLQGPKIRIESFVDGSVELDNGQTFTLDTEMDAGAGTKDAVAIHFKPLLADVKKGSQLMVNDGAIALTVTEVDGPRIVTRVDVGGKLSGRKGVNLRGGGLSAGGLTEKDMDDIKLAASLEVDFLAVSFVRGASDMHQARRLMSEAGGSARLCAKIERAEALGALEEIIGASDVVMVARGDLGVEIGDPELPGVQKRIIAQSREMNRLVITATQMMESMIENPTPTRAEVLDVANATLDGTDAVMLSAESAVGKYPVQTVAAMSRICQGAEREAVAERAPAGLAAHFRRTDEAIAMATVYTARNMHADAIISLTESGTTAMLMSRQGAPVPIFALTQYPRTEQYLALCRNVYPVAFKPSELDSMVPSTEAMACLRERDDVSAGHRVLITKGDFTGPGGTNTMKILTVE; via the coding sequence ATGCATCGCAAAACCAAGATACTCGCCACCCTCGGCCCGGCCAGCGACAGTCCGGAAACTTTGAAGCAGTTGATCGAGGCCGGCGTCGACGCCGTACGCATCAACTTCTCCCACGGCGCCGCCGACGAGCACCGCCGGCGCGTGGATACCGTGCGCAAGGTCGCCAGGGAACTCGGCAAGGCCGTGGCCGTGCTGGGTGATCTGCAGGGCCCGAAAATCCGCATCGAATCGTTCGTGGACGGCTCGGTGGAACTCGACAACGGGCAGACGTTCACGCTCGATACCGAGATGGACGCTGGCGCCGGGACCAAGGACGCGGTTGCCATCCATTTCAAGCCGCTGCTGGCGGACGTGAAAAAGGGCAGCCAGCTGATGGTCAACGACGGCGCCATCGCGCTGACGGTGACCGAGGTCGACGGCCCGCGCATCGTCACCCGGGTTGATGTCGGCGGCAAGCTGTCCGGGCGCAAGGGCGTGAACCTGCGCGGCGGCGGCCTGTCGGCCGGCGGCCTGACCGAAAAGGACATGGACGACATCAAGCTCGCGGCGTCGCTGGAAGTGGACTTCCTGGCCGTATCGTTCGTGCGTGGCGCGTCCGACATGCACCAGGCACGCCGGCTGATGAGCGAAGCTGGCGGCAGCGCCCGGCTGTGCGCCAAGATCGAGCGTGCCGAAGCCTTGGGCGCGCTTGAGGAAATCATCGGTGCCTCCGACGTGGTCATGGTGGCCCGCGGCGATCTCGGCGTGGAGATCGGCGATCCCGAGCTGCCGGGCGTACAGAAGCGCATCATCGCCCAGTCGCGCGAGATGAACCGGCTGGTGATCACCGCGACCCAGATGATGGAGTCGATGATCGAGAACCCGACGCCGACCCGCGCCGAGGTACTCGACGTGGCCAACGCCACGCTCGACGGCACCGATGCGGTGATGCTGTCGGCCGAATCGGCCGTGGGCAAGTATCCGGTGCAGACGGTCGCAGCCATGAGCCGCATCTGCCAGGGCGCGGAACGCGAGGCGGTGGCCGAACGCGCCCCCGCCGGCCTGGCGGCGCATTTCCGGCGCACCGACGAGGCCATCGCCATGGCCACGGTCTATACCGCCCGCAACATGCACGCGGATGCCATCATCTCGCTGACCGAGTCGGGCACCACGGCCATGCTGATGTCGCGTCAGGGCGCACCGGTGCCGATCTTCGCGCTAACCCAGTATCCGCGAACCGAGCAGTATCTGGCCCTGTGCCGCAACGTGTATCCGGTGGCGTTCAAGCCGAGCGAGCTGGACAGCATGGTGCCGAGCACCGAAGCCATGGCCTGCCTAAGGGAGCGTGACGATGTAAGCGCCGGCCACCGCGTGTTGATCACCAAGGGCGATTTCACCGGCCCGGGTGGCACCAACACGATGAAGATCCTGACCGTCGAGTAA
- a CDS encoding gamma-glutamylcyclotransferase, with product MHRVFVYGTLRAGELNESWLGGAVHRGSATTAPTFTLVDAGVYPAALDYGRTPIRGDVYDVDAATFADLDTLEGYPVFYTRRRIMTSAGEAWIYLWAAARNRVWPVIDSGDWPRYRRLRDQPGELS from the coding sequence ATGCATCGCGTATTCGTCTACGGCACGCTGCGTGCCGGCGAGCTCAACGAGTCCTGGCTCGGCGGTGCCGTGCATCGCGGTTCTGCGACCACGGCGCCAACGTTCACGCTGGTCGACGCCGGCGTCTACCCGGCGGCCCTCGACTACGGTCGCACGCCGATCCGGGGCGACGTATACGACGTCGATGCCGCCACCTTCGCCGATCTCGACACGCTGGAAGGCTATCCAGTGTTCTATACCCGTCGCCGTATCATGACCTCGGCCGGCGAGGCCTGGATCTACCTGTGGGCCGCCGCGCGCAACCGGGTCTGGCCCGTGATCGATTCCGGCGACTGGCCGCGCTATCGGCGTTTACGCGATCAACCGGGAGAGCTTTCGTGA
- a CDS encoding bile acid:sodium symporter family protein yields the protein MRAPSPARIAVLFPIWAAALAIAGYLWPSLFKPGAFLIVPFLVVIMFGMGLTLRPADFSRAIRRWPIVILGLTLQFGLMPATAWVVAHVLGLSAQLTLGLILVGSVAGGTASNVISFLAGGDVALSITLTSIATLASVVATPLLTWFYAGTHIPVPVGSMLISIAEIVVAPVAGGMLVNRAIGDRWVDRDGWCALGSAAAIGLVIAIVVALNATAIATLGALVLLAVILHNGVGLSAGFGLTWLATRDSVAARTIAIEVGMQNSGLAVALAQQYFSPAAALPGAVFSVWHNLSGAGLAAICKRLDSRRAYDRPLNAAD from the coding sequence ATGAGGGCGCCGAGCCCGGCCCGTATCGCGGTGCTGTTTCCGATCTGGGCGGCCGCACTCGCGATCGCCGGCTATCTGTGGCCGAGCCTGTTCAAGCCGGGCGCGTTTCTGATCGTGCCGTTTCTGGTCGTGATCATGTTCGGCATGGGGCTGACCTTGCGCCCGGCCGATTTCTCGCGCGCGATCCGACGCTGGCCGATCGTGATTCTGGGGCTGACGCTGCAATTCGGGCTGATGCCGGCCACCGCCTGGGTCGTGGCGCATGTGCTGGGCCTATCGGCCCAGCTCACGCTCGGCCTGATCCTGGTGGGCAGCGTGGCCGGTGGCACGGCCTCGAACGTGATCAGTTTCCTGGCCGGCGGCGACGTGGCGCTGTCGATCACGCTCACCAGCATCGCCACACTCGCCTCGGTGGTCGCCACGCCGCTGCTGACCTGGTTCTATGCCGGCACGCATATCCCGGTGCCAGTGGGTTCCATGTTGATTTCCATCGCCGAAATCGTGGTGGCGCCGGTGGCTGGCGGCATGCTCGTCAACCGCGCGATCGGCGATCGCTGGGTCGATCGCGACGGCTGGTGCGCGCTCGGCTCGGCGGCGGCGATCGGGCTCGTGATCGCGATCGTCGTGGCGCTCAATGCCACCGCGATCGCCACCCTCGGCGCGCTGGTGCTGCTGGCGGTGATCCTCCACAACGGAGTCGGGCTGTCGGCCGGGTTTGGTCTGACCTGGCTCGCCACGCGCGACAGCGTGGCCGCGCGCACCATCGCCATCGAGGTCGGCATGCAGAACTCGGGGTTGGCGGTGGCCCTCGCGCAGCAGTATTTCTCGCCGGCGGCGGCGTTGCCGGGGGCGGTGTTTTCGGTCTGGCACAATCTCTCGGGCGCGGGACTGGCGGCGATCTGCAAGCGACTCGACAGCCGGCGCGCATACGATCGGCCACTGAACGCCGCCGATTAG
- a CDS encoding DHA2 family efflux MFS transporter permease subunit, with the protein MSSTDAAGDTPADPATIAARTEYSPGRWLIAAVVGLAAFMEVLDISIANVSLPHIAGSLSASQDEATWVLTAYLVSNAIVLPISGWFSQVLGRKRFFIGSIVCFSIASLACGMAPSLTWLVVFRIIQGAAGGGLQPVSQAVLADSFPPRERGMAFSIYGVAVVFAPAIGPTLGGWITDNVSWHWIFLLNVPVGIVLTILAWALVHDSAAYEKARKAKMADGFSIDYIGFALLIVGLGCLQIMLDKGQDNDWFSSTFIVAMAVASGLSLMALLLWEPFQRHPIMDLSLFRYKNFSIANIMMFMLGFVLFGSTLLIPQFVQQVLGYTATLAGLVISPGGFVIVVMMPIVGMLSGRVDARWMVGIGLTLVSISMFHMTGFDLDSSFSQLVLARCLQTLGLAFIFIPVTSIAYVGVPADKTDQVSAMVNLTRNIGGSVGISLVTTWLARRGQYHHEVLASSVKPYDHQTQALLHQLTQHFMAAGAAMSEARHQAQATIAHLVAQQARLMSYIDDYWILGVVIACLVPLALLMSSGKEDDDSDTPAAH; encoded by the coding sequence ATGAGCAGCACCGACGCGGCCGGCGACACCCCGGCCGATCCGGCCACCATCGCCGCACGCACCGAGTATTCGCCCGGCCGCTGGCTGATCGCCGCCGTGGTCGGCCTGGCGGCGTTCATGGAGGTGCTCGACATCTCCATCGCCAACGTGTCGCTGCCGCATATCGCCGGCTCGCTGTCGGCCAGCCAGGACGAGGCGACCTGGGTCCTCACGGCCTATCTGGTGTCCAACGCCATCGTGCTGCCCATTTCGGGCTGGTTCTCCCAAGTGCTGGGCCGCAAGCGGTTCTTCATCGGTTCGATCGTGTGTTTCTCGATCGCATCGCTGGCCTGCGGCATGGCGCCCTCACTGACCTGGCTGGTGGTGTTCCGCATCATCCAGGGCGCGGCCGGCGGCGGCCTGCAGCCGGTCTCGCAAGCGGTGCTGGCCGATTCCTTCCCGCCGCGCGAGCGCGGCATGGCATTCTCCATCTACGGCGTGGCCGTGGTGTTCGCGCCGGCGATCGGGCCCACGCTCGGCGGCTGGATCACCGACAACGTCTCCTGGCACTGGATCTTTCTGCTCAACGTGCCGGTGGGCATCGTACTCACCATCCTGGCCTGGGCCCTGGTCCACGACAGCGCCGCCTACGAAAAGGCACGCAAGGCCAAGATGGCCGACGGTTTTTCCATCGACTACATCGGCTTCGCCCTGCTGATCGTGGGGCTGGGCTGTTTGCAGATCATGCTCGACAAGGGCCAGGACAACGACTGGTTCTCGTCGACCTTCATCGTCGCGATGGCGGTCGCCTCGGGCCTTTCACTGATGGCCCTGTTGCTGTGGGAGCCGTTCCAGCGCCATCCGATCATGGATCTGAGCCTGTTCCGCTACAAGAACTTTTCCATCGCCAACATCATGATGTTCATGCTGGGTTTCGTGTTGTTCGGCTCGACCCTGCTGATCCCGCAGTTCGTGCAGCAGGTGCTCGGCTATACCGCGACGCTCGCCGGGCTGGTGATCTCGCCCGGCGGCTTCGTGATCGTGGTGATGATGCCGATCGTGGGCATGCTCTCCGGCCGGGTGGATGCGCGCTGGATGGTCGGCATCGGGCTGACGCTGGTCTCGATCTCCATGTTCCACATGACCGGCTTCGACCTGGACAGCTCGTTTTCACAGCTGGTGCTCGCACGCTGCCTGCAGACGCTGGGCCTGGCCTTCATCTTCATTCCGGTGACCAGCATCGCCTATGTCGGCGTGCCGGCGGACAAGACCGACCAGGTTTCGGCCATGGTAAATCTGACCCGCAACATCGGGGGCAGTGTGGGTATTTCGCTGGTGACCACCTGGCTGGCCCGGCGCGGCCAGTATCACCACGAAGTGCTGGCCTCGTCGGTCAAGCCCTACGACCACCAGACCCAGGCGCTGCTGCATCAACTGACCCAGCACTTCATGGCCGCCGGCGCCGCGATGAGCGAGGCACGGCATCAGGCCCAGGCCACCATCGCCCACCTCGTGGCCCAGCAGGCCCGGCTCATGTCCTATATCGATGACTACTGGATTCTCGGGGTCGTGATTGCCTGCCTGGTCCCGCTGGCGCTGCTGATGTCATCCGGCAAGGAAGACGACGACAGCGACACCCCGGCGGCCCACTGA
- a CDS encoding nucleoside triphosphate pyrophosphatase, which produces MSDALILASASPQRARLLQQLGLTFTAIPADIDETPRAGETPDALAERLARTKAEALSAAYPAARILGSDTVVAHGAEAFGKPVDLADAQRMLGALGGTTHRVITGVALFADGVTETTTVVSEVTLDELDAAAIAAYWATGEPQDAAGAYAIQGHAGQFISHLSGSFSAVMGLPVYETAALLRATGLDPLRQASRAGVMA; this is translated from the coding sequence ATGAGCGATGCGTTGATCCTGGCCTCGGCCTCGCCGCAGCGGGCCCGCCTGCTGCAACAACTCGGGCTGACGTTCACCGCGATCCCGGCCGATATCGATGAAACCCCGCGCGCGGGCGAGACGCCCGATGCGTTGGCCGAGCGACTGGCGCGAACCAAGGCCGAGGCCCTGTCGGCAGCTTACCCGGCCGCCCGGATCCTGGGCTCGGACACCGTGGTCGCGCACGGCGCCGAGGCCTTCGGCAAGCCGGTCGATCTCGCCGATGCACAGCGCATGCTGGGCGCGCTCGGCGGGACCACGCATCGCGTGATCACGGGCGTGGCCCTGTTCGCGGACGGCGTGACCGAAACGACGACGGTGGTCAGCGAGGTGACCCTGGACGAACTCGACGCGGCGGCGATCGCAGCCTACTGGGCCACCGGCGAGCCGCAGGATGCGGCTGGCGCCTATGCCATCCAGGGCCATGCCGGGCAGTTCATCTCGCATCTGTCGGGCAGTTTTTCGGCGGTAATGGGCCTGCCCGTCTATGAAACCGCGGCGCTACTGCGCGCGACCGGGCTCGATCCGTTGCGCCAGGCGAGCCGCGCCGGGGTGATGGCATGA